One genomic region from Nocardia vinacea encodes:
- a CDS encoding thiolase family protein: MSAFLYAAVRTPFGRFNGALAEVRPDDLAAGVISAVLAETPGLDPAAIDEVVYGNANGAGEENRNVGRMAALLAGLPTSVPGTTVNRLCGSSLDAAMIGSRQIETGDADIVLTGGVESMTRAPWVVPKPGRAYPAGDAALVSTTLGWRLVNPRMPAEWTVSLGAATEQLAEKFDIDRKRQDEFAVRSHRLAAAAWDEGFYDTLVAPVAGLTRDEGIRPDTSVDALARLRPSFGADGSITAGNASPLSDGASAVLLGSAAAADRIGRDPLARIAGRGVFALDPQIFGYAPVEAANQALRRAGITWDQVGAVELNEAFAVQSLACVDAWGIDPEIVNIRGGAIALGHPLGASGGRLLGTLAAVLREREQRWGVAALCIGVGQGLAVVLENTETKK; this comes from the coding sequence ATGAGCGCTTTCCTGTATGCCGCGGTACGAACTCCGTTCGGCCGCTTCAATGGCGCACTAGCGGAGGTCCGGCCCGATGACCTCGCCGCCGGTGTCATCTCCGCGGTGCTCGCCGAGACACCCGGCCTCGACCCGGCCGCGATCGATGAGGTGGTCTACGGCAATGCCAATGGCGCGGGCGAGGAGAACCGCAATGTCGGCCGGATGGCCGCGCTGCTGGCGGGACTGCCCACCTCGGTGCCCGGCACCACCGTCAACCGCCTGTGCGGTTCCAGCCTGGACGCGGCCATGATCGGCTCCCGGCAGATCGAGACCGGCGACGCGGACATCGTGCTCACCGGTGGCGTCGAGTCGATGACGCGGGCCCCGTGGGTGGTCCCGAAACCCGGCCGTGCGTATCCCGCCGGAGACGCTGCGCTCGTTTCCACCACGCTCGGCTGGCGGCTGGTCAATCCACGCATGCCCGCGGAGTGGACGGTCAGCCTCGGCGCGGCCACTGAACAGCTCGCCGAGAAGTTCGACATCGACCGAAAACGCCAGGACGAGTTCGCGGTTCGCTCGCACCGGCTCGCGGCCGCCGCCTGGGACGAGGGCTTCTACGACACTCTGGTCGCACCCGTTGCCGGGCTGACCCGGGACGAGGGCATCCGACCCGATACGTCGGTGGACGCGCTGGCCCGGCTGCGGCCGAGCTTCGGCGCGGACGGCTCCATTACCGCGGGCAACGCGTCACCGCTCAGCGATGGCGCGTCGGCCGTTCTCCTGGGGAGCGCGGCCGCGGCGGACCGGATCGGTCGGGATCCGCTGGCACGCATCGCGGGCCGCGGGGTGTTCGCGCTCGATCCGCAGATCTTCGGATACGCACCCGTCGAGGCCGCCAACCAGGCGCTGCGGCGAGCGGGCATCACCTGGGACCAGGTGGGCGCGGTCGAACTCAACGAGGCTTTCGCGGTGCAGTCCCTCGCCTGCGTCGACGCCTGGGGTATCGATCCCGAGATCGTGAACATCCGGGGCGGGGCGATCGCCCTCGGTCATCCGCTCGGCGCGAGCGGCGGCCGCCTGCTCGGCACCCTGGCCGCGGTACTGCGCGAACGCGAACAACGCTGGGGCGTCGCCGCCCTCTGCATCGGCGTCGGCCAAGGGCTGGCCGTCGTACTGGAGAACACGGAGACCAAGAAATGA
- a CDS encoding 3-oxoacid CoA-transferase subunit B, translating into MPLPPDELAAVIARDIPAGAYVNLGIGQPTKIADHLSPKSDIVLHTENGMLGMGPAASSDEVDPDLTNAGKVPVTELPGAAYFHHADSFAMMRGGHLDVCVLGALQVSTTGDLANWHTGAPDAIPAVGGAMDLAIGAERVFVMMTLRDKQGRSKLVTECTYPLTGVACVSRVYTDVAVFDVGPAGATVRETFGISIDDLRQMVGVPLIVSESLPANA; encoded by the coding sequence ATGCCACTCCCCCCCGACGAACTCGCCGCCGTCATCGCCCGTGATATCCCCGCCGGGGCCTACGTCAATCTCGGCATCGGCCAACCGACCAAGATCGCCGACCACCTCTCCCCCAAATCCGACATCGTGCTGCACACCGAGAACGGCATGCTCGGCATGGGTCCCGCGGCCAGCAGCGACGAAGTCGACCCCGACCTCACCAACGCGGGCAAGGTCCCGGTCACCGAACTGCCCGGGGCGGCGTATTTCCATCACGCCGACTCGTTCGCCATGATGCGCGGCGGTCACTTGGACGTCTGTGTCCTTGGGGCCCTTCAGGTCTCGACGACGGGCGACCTGGCGAACTGGCACACCGGCGCACCCGATGCCATTCCCGCCGTCGGCGGGGCCATGGATCTCGCGATCGGCGCCGAACGGGTCTTCGTGATGATGACACTCCGCGACAAGCAAGGACGCTCCAAGCTCGTCACGGAGTGCACTTATCCACTGACCGGCGTCGCCTGTGTCAGTCGGGTGTACACCGACGTCGCGGTCTTCGACGTCGGGCCCGCGGGCGCAACGGTTCGGGAGACCTTCGGGATTTCGATCGACGACCTGCGCCAAATGGTCGGCGTACCGCTGATCGTCTCCGAGTCGCTGCCCGCGAACGCCTGA
- a CDS encoding ferredoxin, which produces MIDVTVDFGRCDANGTCAALMPDVFQIGPNGLLEQLQTRISDDRQEEFDEVVLCCPMGAISR; this is translated from the coding sequence ATGATCGATGTCACAGTAGATTTCGGCCGCTGCGATGCCAATGGCACCTGTGCCGCGCTGATGCCCGACGTATTCCAAATCGGCCCGAACGGCTTACTCGAACAATTGCAGACGCGGATCTCCGACGATCGGCAGGAAGAGTTCGACGAGGTCGTGCTGTGCTGCCCGATGGGGGCGATCTCTCGATGA
- a CDS encoding LysR family transcriptional regulator, whose translation MQLRELEWFISLTETGNMTSTAEQLNISQPTLSRALARIERRLGVELFDRHQNRLRLNKYGEVFRAHAVRAVDEINQGEERIATLVDPDRGVVSIGFLHSFGGWLIPRLLDGYRVFAPRTSFELCGGAADAIVDDVRHGRIDIGFVAPRPNADDLRWLSLGREELGLGVPPGHPLEGRADIAVADLVDEPMVALEVGYGLRQVTDRLCREAGFTPRIVIEVTELSTLRALVTAGMGVAVIPTAWPGHTLATPTIPFRDRSISRQYGAVTRAHGPSGQAAQRFLEFVAEQSRSQPDTSR comes from the coding sequence ATGCAGCTGCGCGAACTCGAATGGTTCATCTCTTTGACAGAGACGGGAAATATGACCTCCACAGCAGAACAGCTCAACATCAGCCAGCCAACACTCTCACGAGCTTTGGCCCGAATAGAGCGCAGGCTCGGCGTAGAACTTTTCGACCGTCACCAGAATCGGCTGCGACTCAATAAATACGGCGAGGTATTTCGAGCGCACGCCGTCCGCGCGGTCGATGAGATCAACCAGGGCGAGGAGCGGATCGCGACCCTTGTCGATCCGGACCGTGGAGTCGTCTCAATCGGCTTTCTGCATTCCTTCGGCGGATGGTTGATACCGCGGCTCTTGGATGGCTATCGAGTCTTCGCCCCACGCACCTCCTTCGAACTCTGCGGCGGCGCGGCCGATGCCATAGTCGATGATGTGCGCCACGGGCGAATCGACATCGGATTCGTCGCTCCCCGCCCCAACGCCGACGATCTGCGTTGGCTGTCACTCGGTCGAGAGGAGCTGGGCCTCGGTGTCCCACCGGGCCACCCATTAGAAGGCCGTGCAGATATCGCGGTGGCGGACCTGGTCGACGAGCCCATGGTGGCCCTGGAGGTCGGGTATGGCCTCCGGCAGGTGACCGATCGGCTGTGCCGCGAAGCGGGATTCACCCCTCGGATCGTGATCGAGGTGACCGAGCTGTCCACGCTCCGAGCACTCGTCACGGCTGGAATGGGTGTCGCGGTCATCCCGACAGCGTGGCCGGGGCACACGCTCGCGACTCCCACCATCCCATTTCGCGATCGCTCGATCAGCCGGCAATACGGAGCGGTGACCCGCGCACATGGGCCGAGCGGGCAAGCCGCTCAGCGGTTCCTGGAGTTCGTGGCTGAGCAATCCAGATCTCAGCCGGACACGAGCCGCTGA
- a CDS encoding acyl-CoA dehydrogenase family protein — MTQSSLTAVRSDIGTPDAELVGRATGLIPLIREYAAQGSEARRVAPEVVKALGEAGLFHLLVPTRLGGSGATMRTTVDAVAEVARGDGSTGWITALTSSANGFTATFSEAAQQDMFGSNPKATSCGIFSPGKAEPVEGGYRISGRWPYASGSFAADWATVGIALEDGEVALALIPGEAFSIEPTWFVTGMRGSGSDTIVVEDHFVPKHRIQRFQEMAEGRYLTPYKDEHMASIGFTSVASAILVAPQVGMVRHALEITREKLPAKPVAYTSFSQARQSATHHLAVAKAATNLHMAEMLLDRICLDIDQAAAEARRMDLENRARIRNDTGVVAELCTQAIDLLMSANGSGSFAEANVLSRIWRDSSIAARHAYVSTDIGREAYGRVLLGNEETTTVL, encoded by the coding sequence ATGACCCAGTCGTCGCTGACCGCCGTCAGGTCTGACATCGGCACTCCGGATGCGGAGTTGGTGGGCCGCGCAACCGGCCTGATCCCGTTGATCCGCGAATACGCCGCGCAGGGCTCCGAGGCTCGCCGAGTGGCCCCGGAGGTAGTGAAGGCGCTGGGCGAGGCCGGGCTGTTCCACCTGCTCGTGCCCACACGGCTCGGCGGCTCCGGTGCGACGATGCGCACGACCGTCGACGCGGTGGCGGAGGTTGCCCGCGGTGACGGCTCGACCGGGTGGATCACGGCCTTGACTTCCTCGGCCAACGGATTCACCGCGACGTTTTCCGAAGCCGCGCAGCAGGACATGTTCGGATCTAATCCGAAAGCGACGTCATGCGGCATTTTTTCCCCGGGTAAGGCCGAGCCGGTCGAGGGTGGGTATCGGATCAGCGGCCGCTGGCCGTACGCCTCCGGATCCTTCGCGGCAGACTGGGCAACGGTGGGAATCGCGCTGGAGGACGGCGAGGTGGCACTGGCATTGATTCCCGGGGAGGCGTTCTCGATCGAACCCACCTGGTTCGTGACCGGAATGCGGGGCTCGGGCAGCGACACAATTGTTGTCGAAGACCATTTCGTGCCTAAACATCGTATACAGCGTTTCCAGGAAATGGCGGAAGGGCGGTATCTCACTCCATACAAGGATGAACATATGGCATCGATCGGCTTCACATCGGTTGCCTCTGCTATTCTCGTCGCCCCACAGGTCGGGATGGTCCGGCACGCGCTGGAGATTACTCGAGAGAAGTTGCCGGCAAAGCCGGTCGCCTACACGAGTTTCTCCCAGGCTCGGCAGTCGGCCACTCATCATCTCGCTGTCGCAAAAGCAGCCACCAATCTGCACATGGCGGAAATGCTGCTGGACAGGATTTGCCTCGACATCGACCAGGCTGCGGCCGAGGCCCGGCGAATGGATTTGGAAAATCGTGCGCGGATTCGAAACGACACGGGTGTGGTCGCCGAATTGTGCACGCAAGCGATCGACCTGCTGATGAGTGCAAACGGTTCGGGTTCCTTCGCCGAGGCCAATGTGCTGAGTCGGATTTGGCGGGACTCCTCCATCGCGGCGCGGCATGCCTATGTGAGCACCGACATCGGCCGGGAAGCGTACGGCCGGGTGCTGCTGGGCAATGAAGAGACCACAACGGTTCTGTAG
- a CDS encoding MmgE/PrpD family protein — protein MNAESLTERLASNWAKIRFGDIPGEVVDGVKKNILDTLAVAMAGAHTQEARQVRTALTGGRGVSGSLLWGTPFRVSPAHAALANGTAAHARDFDDGGGPGHAGSTVLPAALAVTEANGGDGRTLIAATIAGYDVGYRALQALGGFAVHTGRGWHSSGTMGSLAAAAAAAKSLGLDAERFADALGIAGSFTGGVWAFIDDGAMTKRIHPGKAGETGVDAALLAEAGITGPRRVFEAEWGGLYATYNNGQGFPEQALVGLGADFNVATAYIKPYACCRGSHSTIDTILSIMRERDVKPTDIARIAIRASETAVNMLSVDPIETVFDAQFSLPYAVSVALCDGSVGLDRFDPPRTDDPLVAETFAKISMHVDTDIELEDGPQLDVEFSSGETLTLHAGNPTTAKGSAQNPLSHDEVVAKAHALLAPLDPDLPRRLAHAVDNLEDAPDLSDLLCVLGAERRDHCLGD, from the coding sequence ATGAACGCCGAGTCTTTGACGGAGCGCCTGGCTTCGAACTGGGCGAAAATTCGATTCGGCGATATCCCGGGCGAGGTCGTCGATGGAGTCAAGAAGAACATTCTCGATACGCTCGCCGTAGCGATGGCCGGTGCCCACACACAGGAGGCCCGGCAGGTGCGGACCGCACTCACCGGCGGGCGCGGCGTGTCCGGAAGCCTGTTGTGGGGCACCCCCTTTCGGGTTTCACCGGCCCATGCCGCGCTCGCGAACGGGACGGCGGCCCATGCGCGGGACTTCGACGACGGGGGCGGTCCGGGCCATGCCGGGTCCACGGTGCTGCCTGCAGCGCTGGCCGTGACGGAGGCGAACGGCGGTGACGGGCGCACTCTCATCGCGGCGACGATCGCTGGATACGACGTCGGCTACCGGGCGTTGCAGGCGCTCGGGGGCTTCGCCGTTCATACCGGCCGAGGCTGGCACTCGAGCGGCACCATGGGCAGTCTGGCCGCGGCCGCGGCCGCGGCGAAATCCCTTGGTCTGGATGCGGAACGCTTCGCCGACGCGCTCGGCATCGCGGGGTCGTTCACCGGCGGCGTGTGGGCGTTCATCGACGACGGTGCAATGACCAAACGTATCCACCCGGGCAAGGCAGGGGAGACGGGTGTGGACGCGGCCCTCCTCGCGGAGGCCGGAATTACCGGTCCCCGTAGAGTTTTCGAAGCCGAGTGGGGTGGCTTGTACGCCACGTACAACAACGGGCAGGGCTTTCCCGAACAGGCGCTCGTCGGCCTGGGTGCGGACTTCAACGTCGCGACCGCCTATATCAAGCCCTACGCCTGTTGCCGGGGAAGTCACTCCACCATTGACACCATCTTGTCGATAATGCGCGAACGTGACGTGAAACCCACTGATATCGCCCGCATTGCGATCAGAGCTTCTGAAACCGCGGTGAACATGCTGTCGGTCGACCCGATCGAGACGGTGTTCGACGCGCAGTTCAGTCTGCCGTATGCGGTGAGCGTGGCGCTGTGCGACGGCAGCGTCGGCCTCGACCGCTTCGACCCGCCGCGCACGGACGATCCACTGGTGGCGGAGACCTTCGCCAAGATCTCGATGCACGTCGACACCGACATCGAACTCGAGGACGGCCCGCAACTGGATGTGGAGTTCAGCAGCGGGGAGACCCTGACTCTGCACGCCGGAAACCCCACGACCGCAAAGGGTTCGGCACAAAACCCGCTGTCGCACGACGAGGTCGTGGCCAAAGCGCACGCCCTCCTCGCACCGCTCGATCCCGACCTTCCCCGCAGACTCGCGCACGCAGTCGACAACTTGGAAGACGCCCCCGATCTTTCCGACCTGCTGTGTGTGCTCGGAGCAGAAAGACGAGACCACTGCCTTGGCGACTGA
- a CDS encoding mesaconyl-C4 CoA hydratase, translated as MERTETIAAEPAESLAALLDIEMDCAAGDPVPPLWHWMYLLERPAQRDLGADGHPVTGIPAPPEPGRRRMFGGGRVTTFGHLLIGEPATKVTSIKSSLEKVGRTGPLTLTTVLQEVFQGDELVIREEQDIVYRAAGSATLPAAPVAPAPPSGPTLRLAADERTLFRFSALTYNGHRIHYDLGWTSQEGYDGLVIHGPLLALMMGEHMRREGIDLRGKTFGYRFVSPMTKPQTFTIVPGPEGLMRGTEARSAAGAVCAVSTLAEL; from the coding sequence ATGGAGCGAACCGAGACGATCGCGGCCGAGCCGGCCGAGTCGCTGGCCGCGCTCCTGGATATAGAAATGGATTGTGCGGCAGGCGATCCGGTACCACCACTGTGGCACTGGATGTATCTGCTGGAACGTCCGGCGCAGCGTGATCTCGGCGCGGACGGCCACCCGGTAACCGGGATACCCGCCCCGCCCGAGCCCGGCCGCCGCCGGATGTTCGGCGGTGGCCGCGTGACGACCTTCGGGCACTTGCTGATCGGCGAGCCCGCGACAAAAGTGACCTCGATCAAAAGCTCGCTCGAGAAGGTCGGCCGTACGGGTCCATTGACCCTGACCACCGTGCTCCAGGAGGTCTTCCAGGGCGACGAGCTCGTGATCCGCGAAGAACAGGACATTGTCTACCGCGCAGCCGGATCGGCCACACTGCCGGCCGCGCCCGTTGCTCCCGCACCGCCCAGCGGACCGACGCTGCGGCTCGCGGCGGATGAGCGGACGCTGTTCCGCTTCTCGGCACTGACCTACAACGGACACCGGATCCATTATGACCTGGGGTGGACCTCGCAGGAAGGCTACGACGGCCTCGTCATCCACGGCCCGCTGCTCGCGCTGATGATGGGTGAGCATATGCGGCGTGAGGGAATCGACCTGCGTGGCAAGACATTCGGATACCGGTTCGTCTCGCCGATGACGAAACCGCAGACCTTCACCATCGTCCCCGGTCCCGAAGGGTTGATGCGCGGGACCGAGGCACGCAGTGCCGCCGGCGCCGTGTGCGCTGTGAGTACGCTGGCGGAGCTCTGA
- a CDS encoding 3-oxoacid CoA-transferase subunit A, whose translation MSRTQVLETVDEAVAGIEDGATVLVGGFGFAGMPFDLIDGLIRQGAKDLTIVSNNAGNGEVGLAALLQAGRVRKVICSFPRQTDSYVFDTLYRAGEVELKVVPQGNLAERMRAAGAGIGGFFCPTGVGTPLAEGKETREIDGRTYTLEYPIKGDVALISAHRADTLGNLVYHKTARNFGPVMATAATTTIVQVGGIVPVGTLDPEVIVTPGIYVDRVVRADARQYTVQGAR comes from the coding sequence ATGAGCCGGACCCAGGTACTGGAAACCGTCGACGAGGCGGTCGCCGGAATCGAAGACGGCGCAACGGTTCTCGTCGGCGGATTCGGTTTCGCCGGAATGCCGTTCGACCTCATCGACGGGCTCATCCGCCAGGGCGCGAAGGACCTGACGATCGTCTCGAACAACGCTGGCAACGGCGAGGTCGGGCTGGCCGCCCTGTTGCAGGCAGGCCGGGTCCGGAAAGTGATCTGCTCCTTCCCACGACAGACCGACTCCTACGTCTTCGACACGCTGTATCGCGCGGGCGAGGTCGAACTCAAGGTCGTCCCGCAGGGCAATCTCGCCGAACGCATGCGCGCCGCGGGCGCCGGAATCGGTGGCTTCTTCTGCCCGACCGGGGTCGGCACGCCGCTGGCCGAAGGCAAGGAGACCCGCGAAATCGACGGGCGCACATACACTCTCGAATACCCGATCAAGGGTGACGTCGCACTGATCAGCGCCCACCGCGCCGACACCCTGGGCAACCTCGTCTACCACAAGACCGCCCGCAATTTCGGCCCCGTCATGGCCACCGCCGCCACCACGACCATCGTCCAGGTCGGCGGGATCGTGCCGGTCGGCACCCTCGATCCCGAGGTGATCGTCACCCCGGGAATCTACGTCGACCGGGTAGTCCGGGCCGACGCCCGCCAGTACACGGTTCAAGGAGCGCGCTGA
- a CDS encoding flavin reductase family protein, producing the protein MDTTTVEADAPAGDPADYRRVLGHVPTSVAVVTAAGRSGPVGMTIGSFTSVSLDPPLVAFFIGSSSRTWPHLYRASRFGVNILGHNQSAVCRAFARPSAERFDEVGWSASASGVPLLDEAIVALECSRFKVDLIGDHYQVVGRVESLELRASEPPLIFLRGQFVDLSDGSDNSPGR; encoded by the coding sequence ATGGACACCACCACCGTAGAAGCCGATGCTCCAGCCGGCGATCCCGCCGACTACCGGCGTGTGCTCGGTCATGTTCCGACCAGCGTGGCCGTGGTTACCGCGGCGGGCAGGTCCGGGCCGGTCGGCATGACGATCGGCTCGTTCACCTCTGTCTCACTGGATCCGCCGCTGGTCGCCTTCTTCATCGGCAGCTCCTCTAGAACGTGGCCGCATCTGTACCGTGCGAGCCGCTTCGGCGTGAACATTCTCGGGCACAACCAGAGCGCGGTGTGCCGGGCGTTCGCGCGGCCGAGCGCGGAGCGTTTCGACGAGGTGGGCTGGAGCGCGTCGGCCAGCGGCGTGCCGCTGCTCGACGAGGCGATCGTCGCCCTCGAGTGCTCGCGGTTCAAGGTGGACCTGATCGGTGACCACTACCAGGTGGTCGGCCGGGTCGAGTCGCTGGAGCTGCGTGCCAGCGAGCCGCCACTGATCTTCCTGCGCGGACAGTTCGTTGACCTGAGCGACGGCTCGGACAACTCTCCGGGGCGCTAA
- a CDS encoding LysR substrate-binding domain-containing protein produces MELRHLRYFVAVAEERHFGRAAERLHIAQPPLSQQIRQLEADVGVELLHRTTRRVELTEAGATYLADARAILADVDAAAHHARRVAAGAIGHLAIGCVGSVTYSLLPTLSRGLSTELPGVDFSFRGEMLVPDQVEALRTGDIDVALLRPPVADSSLTVTPLRRDRLVAALPAGHALARRRRVRPTDLRDVDLIIHAADRRSVMFDVVLRLFRDAGIEPRIRHEVGETSTLITLVAGGLGAAIVPEAVTALTLDGVTYRPLTGPATTVELAVAHRADRTEPHLVRAVAVIQRLVSG; encoded by the coding sequence ATGGAACTCCGGCATCTGCGCTACTTCGTCGCCGTCGCCGAGGAACGACACTTCGGACGGGCGGCCGAACGATTGCACATTGCCCAGCCACCGCTCTCGCAGCAGATTCGACAGCTGGAGGCGGACGTGGGCGTCGAATTGCTGCACCGCACGACCCGGCGGGTCGAACTGACCGAGGCCGGGGCCACTTACCTGGCCGATGCCCGCGCCATCCTCGCCGATGTCGATGCCGCGGCGCACCACGCCCGGCGGGTGGCGGCGGGCGCGATCGGGCACCTTGCCATCGGCTGTGTGGGCTCGGTGACCTACAGCCTGCTCCCGACGCTGTCGCGCGGACTGTCCACCGAACTACCCGGCGTGGACTTCTCCTTCCGCGGCGAAATGCTGGTTCCCGACCAGGTCGAAGCCCTGCGCACCGGCGATATCGATGTGGCGCTGCTGCGCCCGCCGGTCGCGGACTCCTCGCTCACCGTCACTCCATTGCGGCGGGACCGCCTGGTGGCCGCTCTTCCCGCGGGTCACGCGCTCGCGCGTCGCCGGCGGGTGCGGCCGACCGACCTCCGTGATGTCGACCTGATCATCCATGCCGCCGACCGCCGCTCGGTGATGTTCGACGTGGTCCTGCGCCTGTTTCGCGACGCCGGAATCGAACCGCGCATCCGGCACGAGGTCGGCGAGACCTCGACCCTCATCACCCTGGTCGCCGGTGGACTCGGCGCCGCGATAGTCCCCGAGGCCGTCACGGCGCTAACCCTCGACGGCGTCACCTACCGGCCGCTGACCGGTCCCGCCACCACAGTGGAACTCGCGGTCGCCCATCGCGCCGACCGCACCGAACCCCACCTCGTCCGCGCGGTAGCGGTGATTCAGCGGCTCGTGTCCGGCTGA
- a CDS encoding cytochrome P450: MRETLLPRFDPFAPIDQAHEGGALPDGPLALGPSGYTVLTYDLATTVLRNTRFKNAALELMEKFGITDGLAHEFRAESVIMAEGARHFRLRAPMARFMGPNTVHEIRGVVREIVEDIVTDLETSATVDFHTGIDQRIPARIYCYLAGAPATDEPLVASLSERTLSLLQRDRALTPVIVNAYAELFAYLRALIARKREQGLGDDMLSYLIGQQEEGKLSEDELLNEAAAMLEASSVNTSHQTGLVVWTLLRDRATWRRLVDDPELIPAAVVEAIRLYPRPGIVSKVATEDIEVNGTIIPEGSDVHVAVWSANRDGRRFDHPTEFRLDRESNAPLTFSTGSHGCLGQSLARVEMEEVVRYLAMHHPDAVVVEDDTEIGQSGGRWLVKALTVNLNPRQGER, translated from the coding sequence ATGAGGGAGACGCTGCTGCCCCGCTTCGATCCGTTCGCCCCGATAGACCAAGCGCACGAGGGCGGAGCCCTTCCGGACGGACCACTGGCGCTCGGCCCCTCCGGTTACACGGTGCTGACCTACGATCTCGCGACCACGGTGCTGCGCAATACGCGTTTCAAGAACGCTGCGCTCGAATTGATGGAGAAGTTCGGTATCACCGACGGACTGGCACACGAATTCCGTGCCGAAAGCGTCATCATGGCGGAGGGCGCGCGTCATTTCCGACTGCGCGCTCCCATGGCGCGGTTCATGGGACCGAACACCGTGCACGAAATCCGCGGAGTGGTCCGTGAGATCGTCGAGGACATTGTCACCGATCTCGAAACAAGCGCTACCGTCGATTTCCACACAGGGATCGACCAGCGCATTCCCGCACGGATCTACTGCTATCTCGCCGGGGCGCCCGCGACGGACGAGCCGTTGGTCGCGAGTCTGTCGGAACGCACGCTCTCACTGCTGCAACGCGACCGCGCTCTCACTCCCGTGATCGTGAACGCCTATGCCGAGCTCTTCGCCTACCTGCGTGCTCTCATCGCACGAAAGCGGGAGCAGGGACTCGGCGACGACATGCTGTCCTACCTGATCGGCCAGCAAGAAGAGGGCAAGCTGTCGGAGGACGAACTGCTCAACGAGGCCGCCGCCATGCTCGAGGCGAGTTCGGTCAATACCTCGCACCAGACCGGTCTGGTCGTGTGGACACTGCTGCGCGATCGAGCGACCTGGCGGCGACTCGTGGACGATCCCGAGTTGATTCCGGCGGCCGTGGTCGAGGCCATCAGGTTGTATCCGCGGCCCGGAATTGTGAGCAAGGTGGCGACCGAGGACATCGAAGTGAACGGAACCATCATCCCGGAGGGCTCCGATGTGCACGTGGCGGTGTGGTCCGCGAACCGTGATGGGCGGCGATTCGATCATCCCACCGAATTTCGTCTCGACCGAGAATCCAATGCGCCGTTGACCTTCAGTACCGGCAGTCACGGCTGCCTCGGTCAGAGCTTGGCCAGAGTGGAGATGGAAGAAGTGGTCAGGTATTTGGCCATGCATCATCCCGATGCGGTGGTGGTCGAAGACGATACCGAAATCGGCCAGAGCGGCGGCCGCTGGCTCGTGAAGGCACTCACTGTGAACTTGAATCCGCGGCAGGGAGAGCGTTGA